The following proteins are co-located in the Siansivirga zeaxanthinifaciens CC-SAMT-1 genome:
- a CDS encoding ComEC/Rec2 family competence protein: MSPTQSIVVSCVLTCALLIILIASKNKFNQSIWFGCVAYVTAISIGVLTTNLHNQIHFKNHYSKIILNENDQVLVAFKIKEILKPGKYHNKYVAQIIKINKQEAQGKVLLNIVKDSTKNNIDVDNIYITKTDLKTINTPLNPSEFNYKDYLMIQYIYHQIYLSKQELFEASTKTTTIYGWANQLRNHINKKLQKFKFNPDVTAIVNALILGQRQDISAAVYSDYNNAGAIHILAVSGLHVGIILLILNYLLKPLEYLTNGRFVKPFLLICFLWCFAIITGLSASVTRAVTMFSILTIALHLKRPTNTYNTIALSAFVLLLFKPLFLFDVGFQLSYVAVLGILIIDPILYKLWQTKYGVLDKLWHTLTITISAQLGILPISLFYFHQFPGLFFITNLVIIPFLGFILGFGILIIILASLNLLPAFVAQLFETIINVMNAFISWISQQTVFIIKDIPFNIWFLIASYLFITSAFRICLRRSGTNIMLVLVSIVSFQIAIIFTKLEQPNYQFIVFHKNRQTLLANIKNNTLFVASDLDSIKISENKTIKNFATDHFIKNISVDPLKKIHLLKKTKLLLVDSLGIYNVKSFKPDYILLRQSPKINLNRLIDSINPKVIIADGSNYKSYLDYWETVCKKRKLPFHQTGKMGAYIINY, translated from the coding sequence ATGTCTCCAACTCAAAGTATTGTTGTTAGCTGTGTATTAACATGCGCTTTGCTCATTATTCTAATTGCTTCAAAAAACAAGTTTAACCAAAGTATTTGGTTTGGATGCGTAGCCTATGTAACAGCAATAAGTATTGGGGTGTTAACAACAAACCTTCACAACCAAATACATTTTAAAAATCATTATTCTAAAATTATTTTAAATGAAAACGACCAAGTACTTGTTGCTTTCAAAATTAAAGAAATACTTAAACCTGGAAAGTATCATAATAAATATGTTGCTCAAATTATTAAAATAAACAAGCAAGAAGCTCAGGGTAAAGTGCTTCTTAACATTGTAAAAGACAGCACTAAAAACAATATAGATGTAGATAATATATACATTACTAAAACGGATTTAAAAACGATAAACACGCCATTAAACCCAAGTGAATTTAATTACAAAGATTACTTAATGATACAATACATTTACCATCAAATCTATTTATCTAAACAGGAACTCTTTGAAGCCTCTACAAAAACCACCACTATTTACGGTTGGGCTAACCAGTTAAGAAATCATATTAATAAAAAACTGCAAAAGTTCAAATTTAATCCAGATGTTACGGCGATTGTGAACGCTTTAATATTAGGACAACGACAGGATATTAGCGCAGCGGTTTACAGTGATTACAACAATGCAGGGGCTATTCATATATTAGCGGTTTCCGGACTTCATGTTGGTATAATATTGCTAATACTTAACTATCTGTTAAAACCATTGGAGTACTTAACTAATGGTAGGTTTGTAAAACCGTTTCTATTAATTTGTTTTTTATGGTGTTTTGCAATTATAACGGGTTTATCGGCATCGGTAACTCGAGCTGTAACCATGTTTAGTATTTTAACCATTGCTTTACACCTAAAAAGACCAACCAACACTTATAACACAATTGCCCTAAGCGCCTTTGTTTTATTGCTATTCAAACCCTTGTTTTTGTTCGATGTTGGGTTTCAATTAAGTTATGTCGCCGTTTTAGGCATTTTAATTATCGACCCCATACTTTACAAGTTATGGCAAACCAAATATGGAGTTTTAGATAAATTATGGCATACTTTAACCATTACCATTTCGGCGCAATTAGGAATTTTACCCATAAGTTTATTTTATTTTCATCAGTTTCCTGGCTTATTTTTTATAACTAATCTTGTAATAATACCCTTTTTAGGTTTCATTTTAGGTTTTGGAATTCTCATTATTATTCTTGCTTCACTAAACCTGCTACCCGCTTTTGTTGCACAATTGTTTGAAACGATTATTAATGTGATGAATGCTTTTATATCATGGATTTCGCAGCAAACTGTATTTATAATTAAAGACATTCCGTTTAATATCTGGTTCTTAATAGCATCATATTTATTTATAACATCTGCATTTAGAATATGTTTAAGAAGAAGCGGAACTAACATCATGCTCGTACTTGTAAGTATTGTAAGTTTTCAAATAGCTATTATTTTCACGAAACTAGAACAACCTAACTATCAATTTATTGTTTTTCATAAAAACAGACAGACGCTGCTAGCAAACATAAAAAACAACACCCTTTTTGTGGCCTCAGATCTAGATAGCATAAAGATTTCTGAAAATAAAACAATTAAAAATTTTGCTACAGACCATTTTATTAAAAACATTTCTGTAGACCCTTTAAAAAAAATTCACCTACTAAAAAAAACTAAGCTTTTATTAGTAGATAGTTTGGGAATTTATAATGTAAAATCGTTTAAACCCGATTATATTTTATTAAGACAATCACCAAAAATAAACCTCAACCGATTAATAGATTCTATTAACCCGAAAGTAATTATTGCAGATGGCAGCAATTACAAATCTTATTTAGATTATTGGGAAACTGTTTGTAAAAAAAGAAAACTCCCATTTCACCAAACTGGTAAAATGGGAGCTTATATTATTAATTATTAA
- a CDS encoding carboxy terminal-processing peptidase: MKRNYKVLLLLVLLAFASCSFTTKKFENPDKDKLLIQVITFVLEQGHFDPIDFDDKFSEELFKDYLDIVDPVKRYFYKSDYAEFEQYKYLIDDEIKATQINFFNVVNDRMLKRIEEAKEIYKDVLSKPFDYSKDEMFETNYEHTDYVKNKAEMRERWRKQLKFSTLSNYDDLLEQERKAKAKDPAYVMKKDSEIEKEARESTLKSLNIYFEDFVDDQTREDWFAIYVNTIVEEFDPHTYYLAPKSKEDFDERMSGKLEGIGARLQKRMDYIKVIELISGGPAWRGKELEVEDLILKVKQEDEDLPVNIVGMRINDAIKYIKGPKGTKVTLTVKKVDGTIKDITITRDIIELAETYAKSAVVKKDGMTFGVIDLPSFYVDFKDYKNINAAKDVKAEIERLKKEGIEGLVLDLRNNGGGSLPAVVDMAGLFIEDGPVVQVRSTGQPKEVLKDRDKSISWDGPLVILVNEISASASEIMSAAMQDYKRAIIIGGKQTYGKGTVQNVINLNNMLRNNTSGDLGALAVTTQKYYRINGGSVQLEGVKSDVNLPGRFSFIDVGEKDKDNPLPWDEIDPAEYKTWSGVFDFENAIKKSKMRMSNNPQLKLIEENAKWVKSKIDETLVPLSFKKYKENLDLNEEEAKRFDALTNYTTNLTFDSTSYEKSLFQKDTTDLKEKRERWHESLSKDIYIEEALNVLEDLKTSSPIKKVAAAVKN; encoded by the coding sequence ATGAAAAGGAATTACAAAGTTCTATTGTTATTGGTGTTACTGGCATTTGCTTCATGCAGTTTTACTACCAAAAAATTTGAAAATCCAGATAAAGATAAGTTACTTATTCAGGTAATTACATTTGTTTTAGAGCAAGGGCATTTTGATCCTATAGACTTTGATGATAAGTTTTCTGAAGAACTGTTTAAAGATTATTTGGATATTGTAGATCCTGTTAAGCGTTATTTTTACAAATCGGATTATGCCGAGTTCGAACAATATAAATATCTTATAGACGATGAAATTAAAGCTACTCAAATTAATTTTTTCAATGTGGTAAACGATCGTATGCTTAAAAGAATTGAAGAAGCTAAAGAAATTTACAAAGACGTGCTTTCTAAACCTTTCGACTATTCTAAAGATGAAATGTTCGAAACCAATTACGAGCATACCGATTACGTAAAAAACAAAGCAGAAATGCGCGAGCGTTGGAGAAAGCAGCTTAAATTTTCAACCTTATCAAATTACGATGATTTGTTAGAACAGGAAAGAAAAGCAAAAGCAAAAGACCCTGCTTACGTGATGAAAAAAGATTCGGAAATTGAAAAAGAAGCCCGTGAATCTACTTTAAAATCATTAAACATCTATTTTGAAGATTTTGTCGACGATCAAACACGTGAAGATTGGTTTGCAATATATGTGAATACTATTGTTGAAGAATTCGATCCGCATACCTATTATCTAGCACCTAAAAGCAAGGAGGATTTCGATGAAAGAATGTCTGGTAAACTAGAAGGTATTGGAGCGCGTTTGCAAAAACGAATGGATTACATTAAAGTTATTGAATTAATTTCTGGCGGACCAGCATGGCGCGGTAAAGAGTTGGAGGTTGAAGACTTAATTTTAAAAGTAAAACAAGAAGATGAAGATTTGCCTGTAAACATCGTGGGCATGCGTATTAATGATGCCATAAAATATATTAAAGGCCCTAAAGGAACAAAAGTAACTTTAACGGTTAAGAAAGTAGACGGCACGATTAAAGATATTACCATAACCCGCGATATCATAGAATTGGCAGAAACTTATGCGAAATCTGCCGTTGTTAAAAAAGACGGAATGACCTTTGGTGTTATCGATTTGCCATCATTTTATGTGGATTTTAAAGATTATAAAAACATCAATGCGGCTAAAGATGTAAAAGCAGAAATCGAGCGTCTTAAAAAAGAAGGTATAGAAGGTTTAGTGCTTGATTTACGTAACAATGGCGGTGGTTCGTTACCGGCGGTTGTAGATATGGCAGGCTTGTTTATTGAAGATGGTCCTGTGGTACAAGTGCGTTCAACAGGGCAACCAAAAGAAGTTTTGAAAGATCGAGATAAATCGATTTCTTGGGATGGTCCTTTGGTAATTTTAGTGAACGAAATATCGGCATCAGCTTCAGAAATTATGTCGGCTGCAATGCAAGATTATAAGCGAGCTATTATTATTGGTGGTAAGCAAACCTATGGAAAAGGTACGGTTCAAAATGTTATTAATTTAAATAATATGTTGCGTAATAATACCAGTGGCGATTTAGGTGCATTAGCAGTTACAACCCAAAAATATTACAGAATTAATGGTGGTTCTGTGCAGTTGGAAGGCGTTAAAAGTGATGTTAATTTACCTGGGCGTTTCAGTTTTATTGATGTAGGTGAAAAAGATAAAGATAATCCATTGCCATGGGATGAAATAGATCCGGCCGAATATAAAACTTGGAGTGGTGTTTTCGATTTTGAAAATGCTATTAAGAAAAGTAAAATGAGAATGAGTAATAACCCGCAGTTAAAACTCATTGAAGAAAATGCTAAATGGGTAAAATCTAAAATTGATGAAACCTTGGTGCCTTTAAGTTTTAAAAAGTATAAAGAGAATTTAGATTTAAACGAAGAAGAAGCTAAACGATTTGATGCTTTAACAAACTATACAACTAATTTAACTTTCGACTCAACATCTTATGAGAAGTCGCTTTTTCAAAAGGATACGACAGACTTAAAAGAAAAGAGAGAACGTTGGCATGAAAGTTTAAGTAAAGATATTTATATTGAAGAAGCGCTTAATGTATTGGAAGATTTGAAAACCTCAAGTCCTATTAAAAAAGTAGCAGCTGCAGTTAAAAATTAA
- a CDS encoding C40 family peptidase, translating into MKKLLLLIIILIAVTSCKSSKKTQNKKQTPMVVISDEPSTLRTSSTNNTRKKVIKTKDKDPENETIETPRTKAEAITDYAKQFEGVKYKWAGTTKEGMDCSGLVYESFRAFDIILPRISRDIAKLGEEVTLKQVSEGDLLFFRTSNRRNSINHVGLVVSTDDSIKFIHATNSAGVIISNLSEAYWDKAFVEARRIL; encoded by the coding sequence ATGAAAAAACTATTGCTATTAATTATTATTTTAATTGCTGTAACTTCTTGCAAGTCTTCAAAGAAAACTCAAAACAAGAAACAAACGCCTATGGTTGTTATCTCTGATGAGCCTTCGACGCTAAGAACTTCATCAACAAATAACACTAGAAAAAAAGTCATCAAAACAAAAGATAAAGATCCTGAAAACGAAACTATAGAAACTCCAAGAACTAAAGCCGAAGCCATAACAGATTATGCAAAACAGTTTGAAGGCGTAAAATACAAATGGGCAGGAACCACAAAAGAAGGTATGGATTGCTCTGGATTAGTTTACGAATCGTTTAGAGCTTTCGATATTATTTTACCAAGAATTTCAAGAGATATTGCCAAATTGGGTGAGGAAGTGACTTTGAAACAAGTTAGCGAAGGTGATTTGTTGTTTTTTAGAACAAGTAATCGAAGAAATTCTATAAACCACGTTGGACTTGTTGTTTCGACCGACGATAGTATTAAATTTATACATGCTACAAACAGCGCCGGAGTAATTATCTCTAATTTATCTGAAGCATACTGGGATAAAGCCTTTGTTGAGGCGCGTCGTATTTTATAA
- the yihA gene encoding ribosome biogenesis GTP-binding protein YihA/YsxC codes for MHIKSAEFIMSNSDVAKCPKSMLPEYAFIGRSNVGKSSLINMLTHRKSLAKTSGRPGKTQLINHFLINKNWHLVDLPGYGYARVSKDAKKVFQKFITQYFALREQLVTAFVLVDIRHSPQPIDLEFMQWLGENGVPFSIIFTKADKLKPKAIEKHVEDYKAIVLETWEEMPNYFITSSSNETGKDDVLNYIDNLNNNMELSYF; via the coding sequence ATGCATATTAAATCTGCCGAATTTATTATGAGTAACTCCGATGTTGCTAAATGCCCTAAAAGCATGTTACCTGAATATGCTTTTATTGGACGAAGTAATGTTGGGAAATCGTCGCTTATTAACATGTTAACCCATCGAAAAAGTTTAGCAAAAACCTCGGGAAGGCCAGGAAAAACTCAATTAATTAATCATTTTTTAATTAATAAAAACTGGCATTTAGTCGATTTACCGGGCTATGGTTATGCACGCGTTTCTAAAGATGCTAAGAAGGTTTTTCAAAAATTTATTACGCAATATTTTGCATTACGCGAACAGCTTGTAACCGCTTTTGTGCTAGTAGATATTAGACATTCACCACAGCCAATAGACTTAGAATTTATGCAGTGGTTAGGAGAAAATGGTGTGCCTTTTTCAATTATTTTCACAAAAGCCGATAAACTAAAGCCAAAAGCTATTGAAAAACACGTTGAAGATTACAAAGCCATTGTTTTAGAAACTTGGGAAGAAATGCCTAATTATTTTATTACCTCATCTAGTAACGAAACTGGAAAAGATGACGTACTAAACTACATAGACAATCTTAACAATAACATGGAATTAAGTTATTTCTAA
- the surE gene encoding 5'/3'-nucleotidase SurE, with translation MSKKPLILVTNDDGINAPGIRTLIHVMNTIGEVVVVAPNSPQSGMGHAITLDSTLYVEKIIIDEGPQTEYSCSGTPADCVKLAIREKLTRKPDLCVSGINHGSNSSINVIYSGTMSAAIEAGIEGIPAIGFSLLDYAWSANFEHTKAFLKTIAENVLKNGLPQGIVLNVNIPNLAKNEIKGIKICRQARANWVEEFDKRKTPQGKDYYWLTGKFVNLDGGEDTDEWALEHGYVSVVPTQFDLTAHHYLKNLNDWNLND, from the coding sequence ATGAGCAAAAAACCACTTATATTGGTTACAAACGATGATGGCATTAATGCGCCGGGCATTAGAACATTAATTCACGTTATGAATACCATTGGCGAGGTTGTTGTAGTAGCTCCAAACAGTCCGCAAAGCGGCATGGGTCATGCTATAACTTTAGACTCTACTTTATATGTTGAAAAAATAATTATTGATGAAGGCCCTCAAACCGAATACAGCTGCTCTGGTACGCCTGCCGATTGTGTAAAATTAGCTATTAGAGAAAAGCTAACACGTAAACCAGATCTTTGTGTTTCTGGCATTAACCACGGTTCGAATTCATCTATAAACGTTATTTACTCGGGCACCATGAGTGCTGCGATTGAAGCGGGTATCGAAGGAATTCCTGCCATTGGATTTTCGTTATTAGATTATGCCTGGAGTGCTAATTTTGAACACACAAAAGCATTTTTAAAAACCATTGCAGAAAATGTTTTGAAAAACGGATTACCTCAAGGCATCGTGTTAAATGTAAACATTCCTAATCTTGCAAAAAATGAGATTAAAGGCATTAAAATTTGCAGGCAAGCACGTGCAAATTGGGTAGAAGAATTCGATAAAAGAAAAACACCTCAAGGTAAAGATTATTATTGGTTAACGGGAAAGTTTGTAAATTTAGACGGTGGAGAAGATACCGATGAGTGGGCTTTGGAACATGGCTATGTTTCGGTTGTACCAACTCAATTTGATTTAACAGCACACCACTACCTTAAAAACTTAAACGACTGGAATTTAAATGATTAA
- a CDS encoding alpha/beta fold hydrolase: MTHRLKKEKNYSYIEAGEGTPIIVLHGLMGGLSNFDSVTKYFSAKGYKVVIPELPIYTMSLLKTNVKSFAKYLHDFIAFKGYDEVILLGNSLGGHIGLYHTKLYPEKVKALVITGSSGLYESAMGGGYTKRSDYEVIKKKAQDVFYDPAVATKEIVDEVYETVNDRNKLIKTLAIAKSAIRHNMAKDLPVMNVPTCIIWGKNDTVTPPEVAIEFNDLLPDSELFWIDKCGHAAMMEHPEEFNEILDKWLETRNL; encoded by the coding sequence ATGACGCATCGTTTAAAAAAAGAGAAAAACTACAGCTATATTGAGGCTGGTGAAGGCACTCCAATAATTGTACTACATGGCTTAATGGGAGGATTAAGCAATTTTGATTCTGTTACCAAGTACTTTAGCGCTAAGGGCTATAAAGTGGTCATACCAGAACTCCCTATTTACACCATGTCCCTGCTTAAAACTAATGTAAAAAGCTTTGCAAAATACTTACACGATTTTATAGCTTTTAAAGGCTATGATGAAGTTATTTTATTGGGTAATTCACTTGGCGGACACATAGGTTTATATCATACAAAACTATATCCAGAAAAGGTTAAAGCCTTAGTAATTACGGGAAGCTCGGGACTTTATGAAAGCGCCATGGGCGGTGGTTACACAAAAAGAAGTGACTACGAGGTTATAAAAAAGAAAGCTCAGGATGTGTTTTACGATCCTGCCGTTGCTACTAAAGAAATTGTTGATGAAGTTTACGAAACTGTAAACGACAGAAATAAATTAATAAAAACTTTGGCTATCGCGAAAAGTGCTATAAGGCATAATATGGCTAAAGATTTACCTGTGATGAATGTTCCAACATGCATTATCTGGGGAAAAAACGATACGGTTACACCACCTGAAGTGGCCATAGAATTTAACGATCTTTTACCTGACTCTGAATTGTTCTGGATTGATAAATGCGGCCATGCTGCCATGATGGAACACCCTGAAGAATTTAATGAAATTTTAGACAAGTGGTTAGAAACAAGAAACTTATAG
- a CDS encoding ABC transporter permease, translating to MSHKSNSLKQLALQKFKKNFWGVFSFYFIVLVGVVSVFAYAFAPDNSQYANQMHLAIHSKKPGFSVKMLTIPSHIKSKQSGFENLFFGKQNTDTEIPISEYRITANQLTYKEYASDGLEGTEKSLSLEVFQNNNPEPFIAEKTFLFGTDKYGRDLLSRVLVGARISFFIGFVAVFISLIIGIFMGSIAGYFGGKIDAVIMWIINVTWSIPTLLLVIAITLALGKGFWQVFIAVGLTMWVEVARVVRGQIISVKEMQYVTAARALGFNNFRIITKHILPNIMAPVIVISAANFAAAILIESGLSFLGIGAQPPMASWGAMIKDHYNYIILGKPYLALIPGFCIMSLVMAFMLIGNALRDALDVKN from the coding sequence ATGAGTCATAAATCAAACTCATTAAAACAATTAGCGCTCCAAAAGTTTAAAAAGAACTTTTGGGGCGTTTTTAGTTTCTATTTTATTGTGTTAGTTGGTGTTGTTTCGGTTTTTGCTTACGCTTTTGCACCCGATAATTCGCAATATGCCAATCAAATGCATTTGGCTATACATTCTAAAAAACCGGGTTTTTCGGTTAAAATGTTAACCATACCTTCTCATATAAAATCTAAACAAAGTGGGTTTGAAAATTTGTTCTTTGGCAAGCAAAATACAGATACAGAAATTCCAATTTCAGAATATAGAATAACGGCAAACCAATTAACCTACAAAGAGTACGCTTCTGATGGGTTAGAGGGAACAGAAAAAAGTTTGTCTTTAGAGGTATTTCAAAATAACAACCCTGAACCATTTATTGCCGAAAAAACATTTTTATTTGGTACCGATAAATATGGTCGCGATTTGTTAAGTCGTGTTTTGGTTGGTGCTAGAATTTCCTTTTTTATCGGGTTTGTTGCTGTTTTTATTTCCTTAATAATAGGAATTTTTATGGGCAGCATTGCAGGCTATTTTGGTGGTAAGATTGATGCTGTTATTATGTGGATTATTAATGTTACCTGGTCTATACCAACATTATTACTTGTAATTGCTATAACATTGGCATTAGGAAAGGGGTTTTGGCAGGTGTTTATAGCGGTTGGCTTAACCATGTGGGTAGAGGTGGCTAGAGTGGTACGCGGACAAATAATTAGTGTTAAAGAAATGCAATACGTAACGGCGGCAAGGGCTTTAGGTTTTAATAATTTTAGAATTATAACAAAGCATATTTTACCCAATATTATGGCGCCGGTTATAGTAATTTCTGCAGCTAATTTTGCTGCGGCTATTTTAATAGAAAGTGGTTTGAGCTTTTTGGGTATAGGTGCGCAACCTCCCATGGCAAGCTGGGGCGCTATGATTAAAGATCATTATAATTACATTATCTTGGGAAAACCTTATTTAGCTCTCATTCCCGGATTTTGCATCATGAGCTTGGTGATGGCTTTTATGCTTATAGGTAATGCGCTTCGCGATGCGCTCGATGTGAAAAATTAG
- the lpxB gene encoding lipid-A-disaccharide synthase — MKYYIIAGEASGDLHGSNLMKALQKEDVNADFRFWGGDLMQAVGGHLVKHYKERAFMGFIEVIMNLNAIFKDIKFCKNDIANYQPDVIIFIDNSGFNLRIAKWAKQAGFKTNYYISPQVWASRASRVKDIKRDIDAMYVILPFVESFYKKYDYKVTFVGHPLIDAIANREQISEFQFRKQHLLSDIPIIALLPGSRKQEIKNMLSVMLSLVDDFPNYEFVIAGAPSQEYSFYETFIKSNNVKFISNKTYDLLSMSTAALVTSGTATLETALFKVPQVVCYKGSPISYFIAKKIITLKFISLVNLVMDKEVVTELIQNNFNKQQLKKELTRILNEDERKKMFLNYYELEKALGGKGASEKTAQLIFKSLSN; from the coding sequence ATGAAGTATTACATTATTGCAGGAGAAGCATCAGGCGATTTACATGGCTCAAACCTAATGAAAGCATTACAAAAAGAAGATGTTAATGCCGATTTTAGATTTTGGGGAGGCGATCTCATGCAAGCCGTTGGTGGCCATTTAGTAAAACATTACAAAGAGCGTGCTTTTATGGGGTTTATTGAAGTAATCATGAACCTGAATGCCATTTTTAAAGATATTAAATTCTGCAAAAACGATATTGCGAATTACCAACCAGATGTCATTATATTTATTGATAATTCCGGGTTTAATTTACGCATAGCGAAATGGGCTAAACAAGCCGGTTTTAAAACCAATTACTATATATCACCACAAGTTTGGGCATCTAGAGCTAGCCGGGTGAAAGATATTAAGCGAGACATCGATGCTATGTATGTTATACTTCCATTTGTAGAATCGTTTTACAAAAAATACGATTACAAGGTAACGTTCGTGGGGCATCCATTAATTGATGCCATTGCCAATAGGGAACAAATAAGTGAATTTCAATTTAGAAAACAACATTTATTAAGTGACATACCCATTATTGCATTACTACCCGGAAGTCGGAAACAAGAAATAAAAAATATGCTCTCGGTGATGCTTAGTCTGGTAGATGATTTCCCAAATTACGAGTTTGTTATTGCTGGAGCACCCAGTCAAGAGTATAGCTTTTACGAAACTTTTATAAAATCTAACAACGTAAAATTTATTTCGAATAAAACGTATGATTTATTAAGCATGTCTACCGCTGCATTGGTTACTTCTGGCACTGCTACATTAGAAACTGCATTGTTTAAAGTACCTCAAGTCGTTTGTTACAAAGGGAGTCCCATTTCGTATTTTATCGCAAAAAAAATAATTACCTTAAAATTTATTTCACTAGTAAATTTAGTTATGGATAAAGAAGTGGTTACAGAACTCATTCAAAATAACTTCAACAAACAACAACTAAAAAAAGAACTAACTCGCATTTTAAACGAAGACGAGCGCAAAAAAATGTTTCTAAATTATTATGAATTAGAAAAAGCTTTGGGAGGTAAAGGTGCGAGTGAAAAAACAGCTCAATTAATTTTTAAATCATTATCGAATTAA
- a CDS encoding thioredoxin family protein — translation MKKIIYTLVLNFLISLSIHAQEIHWVTLNEALELQKKTPKKIMMDVYTNWCGPCKMLDKNTFHNADVAKYVNEHYYAVKFNGEGNDVVTYKNNTYANANYNPELANRRNSVHDFARYLKISAYPTVVFFDEKGEVITPIRGYQTPPQIELYLKMFKNDEHKAIETQEQFNAYYASFKSEFKG, via the coding sequence ATGAAAAAAATTATTTACACATTGGTATTGAATTTCTTAATTTCGTTAAGTATTCATGCTCAAGAAATTCATTGGGTAACCTTAAATGAAGCTTTAGAACTTCAAAAGAAAACACCCAAGAAAATTATGATGGATGTTTATACAAATTGGTGCGGACCCTGTAAAATGCTGGATAAAAACACCTTTCACAATGCAGATGTTGCTAAATATGTGAATGAGCATTATTATGCTGTTAAGTTTAATGGCGAAGGAAACGACGTTGTAACTTATAAAAATAATACCTACGCGAATGCCAATTACAATCCGGAATTAGCAAACAGAAGAAATTCGGTACACGATTTTGCTCGATATCTTAAAATTAGTGCGTATCCAACCGTTGTGTTTTTTGATGAAAAGGGAGAAGTAATTACGCCAATACGAGGGTATCAAACACCGCCTCAAATAGAGTTGTATTTAAAAATGTTTAAAAACGACGAACATAAAGCTATTGAAACTCAGGAACAATTTAATGCCTATTATGCAAGTTTTAAATCTGAATTTAAAGGTTAG